CAATTACTGGGTGACCAATTTTAGGGCAAGCCAGAAAGGGGAATTGACATGGAAGTATCAAATTACATCCTCAAGGGACAATTCCATCTCCTTTGCCGCTCGATTTGGAATAGAAAATCGCGTACCTATGATTGCGAGGGCTTATTCGGGAAGTACGGAAAAATCATCCGTGCCAATGGCCAGTTCCATTCTCGATTTGAACTCGCCCAAGAATCTTTTATTGGTCAATTCCAGACCTTCCAATACGGGCAAGGAGATACTATTACACCTGCGCGAAACCGAAGGGGACCATGCCGTATTGGATATTACCAAAATCCTTGGCAATACCAACATTACCGCGGTAAAGGAGGTGAATGGCCTTGGAGAGACCATTCGCGAACTGGATAGCCCGTTACTAATTGAGCATTTTGAGACAAAATTCATTTTATTGGAGCTAAAACCCCAGTAAGCCCTTTGTACATTACAGGTCAACACTGTAGTATTTTGTATGGGGAGTAAGGATTGGACCGGTAGGCTGTCCTTACTTCCCTGTTCCAGAACCATTTGATCAAAAAATGGAATAGGGGACAAATGGTCAACCGCATGAAATAGAAGGAAAACCCCAGAAAATATAAGGTCAACCTGCAATCGTTTTCCTTTGGGAATCTGTATATTTATGAGATACTTAATTTAGTATGCCAGCTTCTTCCCCCGAGGCAAGGAATGACCCATTTCCGGGTATTCCCTTTAGTTCTCCCATGAAATAGTTACTTCATAAAATTCAACGATATGAAAACGGAAGTTTTTAGGTGTTCCTTGTTCATTTTTATTTTGTTGGGAACGTTTTTGCTCAATTCCTGTTATTCGGTTCGCCTGCGGAGCGTTGAAGGAACCCCTGAGCCGGCATTTCCCATGGTTAGGGATGATTATTATCGAACGATGCAGGTAATCGAATTGGATACTGTGATCACTATTGGGGCTTTGGACAAGGATTTTACGTATTTGATCAAAAGATCGGACCTATGCCCCAGTGGCAAACTCCATACGGTTGAATACCGCAATACCTTCGGGGCCGTTTTGTTGAGCGGTATTACGTTTGGCCGCAAACGCAAGGTAAAGATCAAATATGTGTGCATGAAATCCAATTAAAAAGAGAAAGTTATGGCCAGAACAACCAAATTATCACTGGACGAGTGGGATACGTTACACAATAATGGACCCTGGGACCTAAAGTTCCTTTATAAGACCAAATTGGAAGCCTCTAGCCTTATGCCCTCCAATTTGGATCGCTATAATGACGCGGCCCGGGAAATTCAAAAGCTTTTAAAAGAGGCGAAAAACAAAAACGAAGGATTTAGGGCCTATGGTTCCGCCTGGTCCCTGTCGCATATTGCGCACCAAAAGGACAGAATGCATTTTAATGCCCATATGAACGAATATTTTTCGTTTAAAGATCAAGACCTCCATCACCTCTCGGGCTACGATGCGGATGACATTTTTATGTTTCAATGCGGTAACGTGATCAAGGAGATATCGGAAAAACTTGCAGGTCATGGCAAATCCCTAAAATCCTCTGGGGCCAGTAATGGCCAAACCATAGCGGGATGCATTTCCACGGGTGTGCACGGATCGGGAATTAAGGTGGGTTCAGTTCAGGATTATGTCGTAGGATTGAATTTGATTGTTGGTCCAAATCCAGGTGACATTGTTTATCTGGAAAGGCATAGCAAACCGGTTTTAAACGACGTATTTGTACAAAAGATAAGGTCCAGGGTAATTCGGAACGATGGGCTTTTTAACGCGGCCCTGGTAGGTTTGGGCTCCTTTGGATTTATCCACGGCGTTGTTATTGAAAGTCAAAATTTGTTTTTGTTGAAGCGTTATGTAAAGTCCATTAAAAAGGAGTTGGCCCTTGAATTGGCGGAATCGTTGAACTTTGAAAACTTTACGGAAATACCGGAAGAAATGGTTGGTGGAAAAGGGAGGGAACCGTACCACTATAAAGTATTTATCAATCAATATCAAAAGGATGATAGTGACTATATCGTAGAATTGATGTACAAAAAAGACTTTAAACTCAACTATCCCGATCCTTTTCCAGTAATCAAAAAATCCATTTATCGCGATTTGATCCAGGTAGCGGTTTCCCTTGGGGCCCAGTTTACCGGTTTGATTCCAAAATTTGTAAATGCCTTGGAATCCACCATACTGCCCAAAGTTGATGAGGTTTCAATAGGTACTTTGGCCGAAACCTTTTGGGATGCACCCTATCAAGGCCCCGCCTTTGCCATTTCCTTTGGGGTGCCTCAAGACCTTTCGGCAAAAACATTGGAAATTCTTTCCGAGATAGCCAGAAAGAAAAGAACCCCCGGGATTTTTGCCATGCGGTTTATAAAAAAATCCGAGGCAACCCTCTCCTTCGCGCGTTTTGACAAAACCTGTATGATTGAAATTGATGGGGTGCTTTGGAATGAGAAAAAGAACCTGGGCTCCCTTAATGGCCTCAGTAGGGAAATGATGGTCGCCCTGCACAAAAACAACATCCCGTTTACCATTCATTGGGGTAAAAATGCGGACTGGGCCTTTGTTGGCAATGATTGGCAGGCTTCTTCCTTGGCGGACTATATGTATGGGGAAGATGCCAAAAAATGGAGGGAGTACCGCTCATCATTATTAGCTCCCGATATGCAAAAACTGTTCTCCAATCGATTTTTAAAGGAATGTGGACTCGACCGTAGTGAATCCGTTCAAAACCCTTCGGATTTGGTAGCCTCCTTGGTATAAATCGAACATACAAAAAGCGGGAAAGTATAGGGTGGTTTCCTTTTTTGGAGGTGACCGGCACCGGTAAATGGAATACGCAAACGTAAGGGGGTTACGAATTGCACGACCGAGATCGATGTAATGACGGGAATCATTCAAACTCCATCCAAAACAGCCGTCCTTAATTTTACGCTTTCCCCCAAGGAAACAAAAATTGAAGTCCGTTCAGATGTGTTCAATCTGTTCAATACCGTAAATTTGAGTGGTTTCAACACTAATGCCACACAAAGCAACCAAATACACAAGGGGAGATTAAACGGATGATACTAAAGAAATCAAAAAGGGCAATACTCCTTCTGATACTTGTGTTGACCTCGACTGAATTTGTAGCGCAAAATGCCACTGCAAAGCAGGCATTGATCATAGATGCGGACACGGCCAATGAGGTGGACGATCTTTTTGCACTTGTACGGGCCATAGGGGCACCGGAATTCGATTTGTTGGGGATTACTTCGGCCCAGTTCCACACCTCTCCCTTGGCCAGCGACAGTACCGTGGCCGAAAGCCAACGTATCAACGAGGAAATCGTGCGCTTGCTTGGCAGAAAGGACATTCCTTTGCCATTGGGGAGCAACGGACCCTTGACAAAGGCAGACCAACCCCAACCCTCCGAAGCGGCAAGCTTTATCATTACGAAAGCACATCAAATGCAAGAGGGTAAAAAGTTGCAATTGGTGATTTTAGGTTCCTGCACCAATGTGGCGTCGGCCATTTTACTGGATTCCACCATCGTCCCAAAAATACAGGTACATTATCTTGGTTTTTGGCACGATACGGATACCAACACCTATAATAAGGAAGAGTTTAATTCTGGTAATGACGTTATCGCGGTCAATGTCCTTTTGGATTATCCTACATTGGACCTAAGTGTGATGACAGCGACTACCAGCCAACATCTGGTCTTTACCAAACAAACAGTGGACCAAAGACTTAAAGGAAAAGGAGGAATTGCGGATTACCTGGTCAATCGGTGGGAGACGTACCAGCGATGGTGGACAAAGGAAGATCCCCTGAAAAAGGAATGGATCATGTGGGACGTGGCCATTATCCAGGCTTTGGCACATCCTGAATGGACTACAACGAAAGAATTCCTTACCCCAACTGAGAATACCCAAAGACACATCAAAATCCATACGGCCATAGCGGTCGAAAAGATGGAAGCCGATTTTTGGCGGCATTTGGACACCCTTTTAAACTGATTTACCATGCAACTCACAACAGCTATCGATATTGCCCTTTTTACCGATTTTCTAAGTGAAAAAGGGATGTTGAACCCAAATGAAAAAATAGAAAAGGTCGAAATACCCGGAGAAGGAAATATGAATGTTGTACTTCGGGTGATTACGGGACATCGTTCGTTTATCGCCAAACAATCAAGGCCTTTTGTTCAAAAATATCAGAACATTCCCGCCCCAATAGACCGCATTGGTGTAGAGCATAGCTTCTATAAAACGGTTCAGGGTTCCGGTATCGATGCCCACCTACCAGGATTGCTGGGCTTTCTTCCCGAGCATTACATGCTGTTTCTGGAGGATTTGGGGCAAAGTGAGGACATGTCCTTCATTTACAGAAAAAGGAGTATTTCCGATATCCATTTTAATCAATTGGTCTCCATTGCCAAAGGAATACATTCAAGTCCCATTACGGTGGATTATCCCAAAAATCTGGAACTACGGAAATTGAACCATCAACATATTTTTGTACTGCCGTTTTTGGAAGATAACGGTTTTTCCCTGGACGGTATCCAAGTAGGTCTGGACGCCCTGTCCCTTCCTTTCAAAACAGCTAAGGCCCTCAAGGAAAAAGTGGAGGAGTTGGGCGTTTTATACCTCACTACGGATGGGGTGCTTCTTCATGGGGATTACTATCCAGGTAGCTGGATGGCAAAAGCAGATGATGTATATGTCCTGGATCCCGAATTTAGTTACCAAGGTCCCCTTGAATTTGATTTGGGGGTTCTCGTGGCCCATCTTTGCATGGCCATAGGGGATACCGGTTTTTTTGATAAGGTGATTGGACGCTATGACGGACGGCCCAATGTTCAATTGGTCCGTGAGTTCGCCGGAATTGAAATTATTAGGCGTTTGATAGGTTTGGCACAACTGCCCCTCGATCGAACAATTGGGGAAAAGGAACAATTGCTCCATTTAGCTGAAAGGTGGGTTAGGGGCAATTGAACAGAAACGGTCAAGAACAGCTAGCCGATGCGAACGGAAGACGAAATAAAAGTATTGTCCAACAAAATGCTCAATTCGTTACTGTTGGATTAACGGAACAAAACAGGATACGGAAATACACTATGAACTCATTTAGACTTTTTCAAATGGCTAAAAAATTGTTCTTTTGTACCCATTTTCCGTCTTTTTTTCCTTCCGTAGCCCAACTATGCAACTCAAAAAAGCCAAAAAAGAGGCACAAAAACCCTAATTTTCGCTTCATTCCAAAAAGTCTAAATGAGTTCCATAAAAAATAAATGAAACATAAATTTGTAAAATTCTTAAGGCGAATGTTACTGGGAATCGGAATAGGTATTGGACTTGTGGTAACTACAATACTACTGTTTGTTGGTTTAAGCCCCCAATTTGGAGGAAAGGCTACTGAAGCGCAAAAGGCTACATACGAACTATCGGATAACTACAGGGACGGGAGGTTTGTAAATAGTAATGCCGTGCAACTGGATATGAGCTTTGGGGATATGTTAAAAAGCATAGTCGGCTTTTTAAGATCGCAACCCAATACCACCCCCAGGGAAAACCTTCCCGTACGGAAAATGGACTCCATGGCCATCGCTAGTTATCAGGGGGAAGCACGATTGTTTTGGTTTGGGCACTCGGCTTTTCTGCTACAGATGAACAACAGGAATATCCTTATCGACCCCATGTTCGGAGAAGTTCCGGCCCCACATCCCTTGCTTGGGGGGAAGCGGTTTAGTAAAGAACTGCCCATTGAGGTCGATAAAATTCCTGAAATAGATGCCGTACTCCTCTCCCATGATCACTACGATCATTTGGATTACGGTACCATCCAAAAACTAAAGCATAAGGTCAACATGTTCTATACCCCCCTGGGGGTGGGCGTCCATTTACAAAAATGGGGGATAGCCAAAAAACAGATTGTCGAATTGGATTGGTGGGAGGAAAACCGTTTAGGGGAATTGCGATTGGTATGTACGCCAGCACAACATTTTTCAGGTCGAGGAATTTCGGACAGGACAAAAACTTTATGGAGTTCATGGGTAATCCAGTCGGATAATGAAAATATCTTCTTTAGTGGGGATAGTGGTTATGCCGATCATTTTAAGGAAATCGGCACCAAATATGGACCATTTGATTTTGCCATGATAGAGTGTGGACAGTACAATGAAATGTGGCCCGATATCCATATGTTTCCCGAGGAAACAGCACAAGCGGGACTCGATGTGGGAGCCAAAAAAATAATGCCCATCCATTGGGGAGCGTTCAAACTGGCCATGCATACGTGGACAGATCCCATAGAACGGGTCACCAAAAAGGCAAAGGAACTCAATGTGGCCCTAGTGGCGCCCACTATAGGAGAGCCCATCGTTGTAAAAGAAAGGGGTGCCATCAAAGAGCAATGGTGGAATACCTTTTAGACCCTATCTCCAGTTTTTAGATAAGCAATCCTGGGCATCGCACCGACTTTGGCAGGAACATCTTAACCGTTGATTGCAAGCGTCTAGGACCTATTCATTCTGCATAAAACATGTCCATGGATAGACACCCCATTCCAAGATAAAATCAACGGGTGCCCTGAAATTTAAGGGGTGTGGAGAATATACAACAATTCATGGGCGATTTATATGGGAAAATGTCATGTTTTTAAAACAATGAAACGGGTATTTTTAGTAAATTTTAGTGCATTATAACTCCTTAACTCTCCAACAGATGAAAATATATGACGAAAAACACATTAAAAATGTAGTGTTTGTGGGTGCCCACGGCTGTGGCATGACCACATTATCTGAGACTATGCTTTTTGAAGCAGGACTTCTGAACAGAAGGGGAACCGTGGAAAACAAAAATACGGTCTCCGATTATCATACCATTGAACATGAAAGGGGCACCACCGTATTTGCAACACCACTACATACCGAGTGGCGCAACTATAAGATAAACATCATAGATACCCCCGGACTTGATGATTTTGTAGGGGAAATTATGTCTTCAATTCGGGTGGCTGATACCGTGGTTACCATTATCAATGCAAGGAACGGCGTTGAGATTGGTACCGAAATCATATGGAACTATGTGGACACCTACCAAAAACCCACACTTTTTGTCATCAATCAGATAGACCATCCGAAGGCCAATTTTGAGGACAGTTTCAATGATATCAAAGCTTTGGTGGGCAATAGTGCGGTTAAGGTACAGTACCCGTTACAGTTGGATGGCGCCCAGTGCATCATTGATGTCCTTAAAATGAAAATGTACAAATTCCCTCCTCAGGGAGGCAAGCCTGAAAAACACCCTATTCCGGATGACCAAAAGGAATTGGCGGACCAATTGCACAACGAATTGGTTGAAAAAGCTGCAGAAAACGATGAGGATTTGATGGAACTTTTCTTTGAGAAGGGGACGTTAAATGAGGATGAAATGCGGCAGGGTATCAAAGCGGGGATGCTTAACCACGAGGTGTTTCCAGTGTTCTGTGTATCGGCCCTACAGGATATGGGCAGTGGCCGACTAATGGGCTTTATTGATAATGTGACGCCCGCTGCGGCAGATTTAAAACCGGAACAAAGTGTGGAGGGATTGAGTATTCCCCCCAAGGCAGACGCCCCAACCACCTTGTTCGTGTTCAAAACCGTTAATTTGCCCAATGTGGGCCAATTGACCTTCTTCAAAGTAAAATCAGGTACGGTTACGGTCAATGATAAGCTGATCAATTCCAGAACGGAGGAAACCGAAGTGTTGAACCAGTTGTTCATTATGGATGGTAAAAAGCGTGAACCGGTATCCAAACTGGTCGTAGGTGATATTGGGGCCACCCTAAAGCTAAAAGGTACGGAGACCAATGACACCTTGCATCAAGAAGGGCACAAAATGACCATTAAACCGATCAAGTATCCGCAGTCAAGATTGACCAAGGCGGTTTCGGCAGTATCACAGCATGAGGAAGAAAAACTAACCGAGGCCTTGCGGAAAATCCAAAGCCAGGATCCGACGGTTGTAGTGAGCTATTCCAATGAATTAAAGCAACAACTGGTTGGTTGTCAAGGTGAATTGCATTTGGCCACGGTCAAATGGATCTTGGAAAACACCTACGGGGTACAACCAAAATTTGAACAGCCTAAAATTGCCTATCGCGAAACCATAAAACGTTCCGCCAGGGCAAGTTATCGCCATAAAAAACAATCAGGAGGTGCAGGGCAGTTTGCCGAGGTGCATTTAAAGATAGAACCATGGCATGAGGGTATGCCCGAACCGGAAGGATTCAATATCCGTGGAAAGGAAGAAGTGGATTTGCCCTGGGGAGGCAAACTGGTCTTTTACAATTGTATTGTAGGAGGTGTGATCGACCTGAGATATTTACCGTCCATCAAGAAAGGAATTTTGGAGGTTATGGAATCCGGCCCATTGACTGGCTCCTATGTTCGGGATGTTCGTGTGTTGGTATATGATGGAAAGATGCATTCCGTGGATTCAAACGATATTGCCTTTAAGATTGCCGGGGCACATGCCTTTAAAGAAGCGTTTTTAAACGCAAAACCCCAATTAATGGAACCCTTACGGGAACTTACGGTTAGGGTGCCCGAAGAAATGCTGGGCAATGTGATGACCGATCTACAGTCGCGCAGATCGGTGATTTTAGGTTTTGATACCGTGGAACAGTATCAGATTTTGAAGTGTACCACTCCGGAAGCGGAACTTGGGGGCTATTCCACCAACTTACGTTCCCTAACGCAAGGTAAGGCAACCTTCACTTCTGAATTTGCATCCTTTGAATCCGTTCCTGAAAACGTACAAAAAGAGCTGATCAAAGCGTAAACTATATTACGGCAGTAACCATAAGAATTACATGGTTGCTGCCGTATTTTTTGGGTATCGGAGCAGACGACAATTGCACCAATTTAGGGAGCTACCATGAACTTGGCGTTCTTTCAGCAAGGATTGGGACGACCTTACACTTGGTATGCCATTAAACTTCATTTGCAATCTGCTATGGTAAGTAATCTGCTACCAATTGTAATGAATAGCGATTGTCCGATTTAACACCTTGAACGTCCTAAGGGAATCATCATTTGTTTGGTACGGGAACGGTCTATTCCATTTTTCTGGTGGCCAACCAAAAACGGCTGTTGAATGGCATAATTGTTGGTAACTAAGTAAAGGATACCAGGGGTGGACGAAGCTTTGTACACTGCTCTGAAATCCAGATTTCATAAATGACCAATGTGAGTTCAAACCAAATTTTTACTATTAATTAATCAAAAAAGTGCGTAATGAGAGATGTATTTATGTTAAGCATTGCAGCTATGCTATTGTTTTCAAGCTGTGCAGTTATTCGACCGGGTGAAGCTGGGGTAAAGCAGACCTTGGGGAAGTTTGACGATCAGGTGGCCACCGAGGGCACCGTTTTTTTTAATCCCTTTACAAGTAAGGTGATTAAGGAATCAACACAAACGAATAACATTAAACTTATTTTGACCCTCCCCAGTAAGGAAGGGCTTAGTGTAGAATCGGAAATTTCAATTTTATACCGATTGCAACGAGAGAAGATTCCCAGTGTCCTACAAAATCTAGGGCGCGATTACGAATCCATAATTACCAGTGTGTTCCGTTCCGCCTCTTCCGATGTCTGTGCAAAATTCTATGCCAAGGACATGCACTCAGGGATGCGTTCCAATATCGAGGAAGAAATCAAAGTAAAAATGAATGAAAATCTGAAAAAGCAAGCTGATGGGATTGAATTGATTGCCGTTTTGATGAAAAGCATCCAATTGCCCCCAGGGTTGGCAAATTCCATTGAGCGAAAACTGCAGGCAGAACAGGACGCCATGCGTATGGAATTTGTAATCCAACAGGCCAAGCTTGAGGCGAACCGTAAAATTATTGATGCTGAAGGGGAACGCGATGCACAGAAAATCCTTTCCGAGGGTTTGACCGAAGAAATCATCAAGATCAGGAGCATTGAAGCATTCAATAGGCTTTCGACCTCACCAAACACCAAAATCATCCTTACGGATGGCAAGACCCCCATGCTCATCGATGCCAACGAATAAGGCAAGGGAAGGCATAATGATAGGAAAGGCATGAAATCAATTTCATGCCTTTTTAGTTGATGGCCATTCCATCCAATAACTTTTTCTGACGGAATTATCATTTAAACAAGATGTACGGGTGTCTTGGTGTTATTTAGCCGAGGATTTCAAATACGTTGTTATGTTTAAAAAATATCGAATCCTTAAATGGATATCCCTCGTTTTAGGTAGTCTCATTGTCGTCATTGTTTCTTTTGGATTTTGGTTCAGAAGTTTAATTCCCCCTGGGGACATCACTATTGAATCCACTACAATTGAAGACTTACCGTATTTATCGGACAACGTTATCCCAATGAGGGGTAAAATACTGGCCGTGGTAACAAGTACGGATGTCATGGGCAATAGTGGAAAAGGTACAGGTTATGAATTATCGGAACTGGCGCGCGCCTATTATACCTTTACGGCAAATGGTTTTGAAGTGGATATTGCGAGTCCAAAAGGAGGGAAGCCACCCGTAGTAATTGATGATGAAGATATGGGAGCCTATGATTTTGCATTTTTAAATGATTCCATCGCACAGTACAAAACAAGCAATACGCTCAAAATAGAAGATTGTATTGGCGAACCGTATAAGGCCATTTTTTTCGTTGGAGGAAAAGGGGCGATGTTCGACTTTCCAAATAACGAGGCAATTCAACATATTGTAAAGGATTATTATGAAAGCAATAAAGTCATTGGTGCCGTTTGCCATGGTCCTGCCGCTTTGGTCAATGTAACGTTATCCAATGGACGTCCACTTCTGGAAAATAAGGAAGTGACTGGATTTACAAATCGGGAGGAACTACTTTTAATATCCGATGCCCGGAAAATATTTCCCTTTTTATTACAGGACAAGATGATGGAGAAGGGTGCCCATTTTAAGGAAGGTGCCATGTACTTGGAAAAAATTGGCCATGATGGTAATTTACTTACGGGACAAAACCCATGGTCGACCTGGAGTGTTGCTGAACAAATGATCATACAATTGGGCCATGAACCAAAACATAGGGAGATTACCGATGTAGAAAATGCGGTAAAGGTGTTATTGGCCTACAAAACCCATGGGAAACAGGAAGCAAAAAAAATGATCGGGGCCATGCTACTGAACGGGAACAAGCCCGTAAATAGGGTTTTAATTGCGAAACATGGTATAATTTCAGCGATGCAGGGTAAACTAGGTGATTTTTCAAATATGATGTCCCTAGTAGCTTTTGCGAAGAAATGTGAATCCAAAAGAAAGGACATAGCACTAAATTAGCAGAAAAATAGTGGGTTGGGTTTTTTGGATATATTTCTCATCATTTTAGCCAGTGCAGGACTTTTACATGGGGTAACATTTGCCGCCTACCTGTTTTTTTTCAAAAAGAAAAGAATGGTAGCCAACTATCTATTGGCCCTTATCCTTGTTTTCATGGCCTTTCGGATAGGTAAATCCGTCCTATTGTATTTTGGTAATGATCTGGAACCTGTCTTCATTTTTGTAGGATTGACTTTTCTATTGTTGATAGGTCCCTTATTGCGGTGGTACGTTGCTGGAATGACCACTCCAAATTATAAACTGCCACGTTACTATTTTGTGGCACTGATCCCATTTACAGCATTGTTTTTTTCCAGCTTTTTTGTCACCAGAAATTGGTTTGAGAGCAATACCCAAGAGGTTCTTATTGTATTTGCCAGCCTTCTTGTTTTTATCTATTTGCATTTTGCCTTTTACATTTTTAGTGCCCATAGGGTATTGCAAAAAATTAAAAAAAGCTACCCTAAAGCACTGCGTACAAAATCCCAGAATGCAATTATTGCCTGGTTGAATCTAGTTGTGGTCGGTTTTGTCCTGATATGGGTATCTTATTTTTTAAATATCATAGAAGATACCGTTCCCTATATTATAGGACCAATCATCTATTCCGTAGTAGTCTATTTTTTAAGCTTTAAGGCTTTTCAACTTAAAGCAACCGATATGGATGGAAGTGTTTTTAAAAAGAATGATGATACACAGTTATTTGCCCAGATCGTCAAATTGATTTTAGACGAAAAACGACATCTGGAACCCAACGTGTCCCTGGCAAGTATAAGTAAGTCCGTTCACAAAACCACCCAGAAAACCTCCGAGGTCATTAACCAATACGCAAAACAAAACTTCAATGATTTTATAAATTATTACAGAATTCAGGAGGCAAAAGAAAGGCTTAAGGGGGAGGATGGCAAAGACCTTACTATATCTGCCATTGCTTTTGATTCAGGGTTTAGCAGTTTGTCGTCCTTCAATAGCGCCTTTAAAAAGTTTGAAGGTATGACCCCTTCTGGTTACAGGAAAGCTAATACGGTATGAATTCGTTTGGAACCAACCGCTTGGAGAAATGATCATAAGGTTTGTTGAAATGTTGATCTTTTTTAACAATGATCCCTGGATTTTTGTGTTTAGTTGAGAAGGCCTGGATTAAAAAAAGTACAGAACAAAGCGCTAAAATCAATGTCTTTGAGTACTTTCCTTCCTGCAAAATGACCTAGACAGCCATATAAAAATATCACATGAGATTTGAACCGGACCATTTAATTGGAGTAAGAACAAGGGATGACCTAGTTCACACAGCAAAAGAAAACAATATTCCAATTGCCAAAACACTGGACAAATTAAAGTATGAAGTTGAACTAAGAAAATTACAGTCCGAATTTGTAAATCTTCAGAAATGGATTGCCGAAAAGAAAATGAGGGTCGCCATTGTTTTCGAAGGAAGGGATGCTGCGGGAAAAGGTGGGTCGATCAAACGATTTAAAGAACATTTGAATCCAAGAACATCTAGGGTGGTGGCCTTGACCAAACCCACTGAAGTCGAAAAAGGACAATGGTATTTTAGGCGATACATCAAAGTGCTACCAAATCCAGGGGAAATTGTTTTTTTTGATAGAAGTTGGTACAATCGTGCGGTTGTTGAACCAGTTATGGGCTTTTGTACAAAAAAGCAATATGATCAGTTCATGGTTCAAGTCTCGGAGTTTGAACATTTACTTTACGAGGATAATTTGAAAATCATCAAGTTTTGGTTTTCCATTTCTAAAGAAGAACAGAAGAAAAGGTTTGATGCCCGTTTAAGTAACCCTCTTAAACGTTGGAAATTTAGCCCTGTTGATATGAAGGGGCAAGAGTTATGGGATAGCTATACGCACTATAAAGAACAAATGTTCAGTAAAACCCACACCAATTTTAGCCCTTGGATCATT
The sequence above is a segment of the Muricauda sp. SCSIO 64092 genome. Coding sequences within it:
- a CDS encoding type 1 glutamine amidotransferase domain-containing protein, producing the protein MFKKYRILKWISLVLGSLIVVIVSFGFWFRSLIPPGDITIESTTIEDLPYLSDNVIPMRGKILAVVTSTDVMGNSGKGTGYELSELARAYYTFTANGFEVDIASPKGGKPPVVIDDEDMGAYDFAFLNDSIAQYKTSNTLKIEDCIGEPYKAIFFVGGKGAMFDFPNNEAIQHIVKDYYESNKVIGAVCHGPAALVNVTLSNGRPLLENKEVTGFTNREELLLISDARKIFPFLLQDKMMEKGAHFKEGAMYLEKIGHDGNLLTGQNPWSTWSVAEQMIIQLGHEPKHREITDVENAVKVLLAYKTHGKQEAKKMIGAMLLNGNKPVNRVLIAKHGIISAMQGKLGDFSNMMSLVAFAKKCESKRKDIALN
- a CDS encoding helix-turn-helix domain-containing protein; translated protein: MVANYLLALILVFMAFRIGKSVLLYFGNDLEPVFIFVGLTFLLLIGPLLRWYVAGMTTPNYKLPRYYFVALIPFTALFFSSFFVTRNWFESNTQEVLIVFASLLVFIYLHFAFYIFSAHRVLQKIKKSYPKALRTKSQNAIIAWLNLVVVGFVLIWVSYFLNIIEDTVPYIIGPIIYSVVVYFLSFKAFQLKATDMDGSVFKKNDDTQLFAQIVKLILDEKRHLEPNVSLASISKSVHKTTQKTSEVINQYAKQNFNDFINYYRIQEAKERLKGEDGKDLTISAIAFDSGFSSLSSFNSAFKKFEGMTPSGYRKANTV
- the ppk2 gene encoding polyphosphate kinase 2 produces the protein MRFEPDHLIGVRTRDDLVHTAKENNIPIAKTLDKLKYEVELRKLQSEFVNLQKWIAEKKMRVAIVFEGRDAAGKGGSIKRFKEHLNPRTSRVVALTKPTEVEKGQWYFRRYIKVLPNPGEIVFFDRSWYNRAVVEPVMGFCTKKQYDQFMVQVSEFEHLLYEDNLKIIKFWFSISKEEQKKRFDARLSNPLKRWKFSPVDMKGQELWDSYTHYKEQMFSKTHTNFSPWIIVKTNNKKQARLESMRYVLSQFDYDEKGDSNISLLPDPNVIMKYHRSAVQIDI